ACCAAGCCTTTCCCTTCAATGCCTATTGGTTTTTGGCAAGACCCAGACGGTAGCAAATACCACAATGCCTATTTCAGCAAGTTTCCAGGCATTTGGTGCCATGGGGACTATGGAGAATTAACCGAACAAGACGGTGTTGTTATCCATGGCCGTGCTGATGCAGTACTAAACCCAGGTGGGGTAAGAATCGGCACTGCCGAAATTTACCGCCAAGTGGAGCAAGTGCCCGAAGTATTTGAAAGCATCGCTGTAGGTCAGCAATGGCAGGATGATGTGCGAGTGGTATTGTTTGTTAAACTCAAACCAGGTGTACACCTCACTGAACAGTTGATCACTACGATTAAAAAGACCATTCGCGAGCACACCACCCCTCGCCATGTACCAGCCAAAGTGTTAGAGGTGGCTGATATCCCCCGTACTATTAGCGGCAAAATAGTTGAGTTAGCGGTACGGAAGGTGATCCATAACGAAACCGTGGATAACACTGATGCTTTGGCTAATCCTGAAGCATTGGAGTATTTTCGAGATCGAAAAGAGTTATTGGAAGACTAACAAAAATCACTAAATTAGGGCTGGACGAACAATACAGAACCTTATGAGACTGCCGTAAAAAGGTGTTGAAAATAAAATTAGTGTTCGATATGGAGTGACAGGCTTTTCTTCGCTACAGAATACCTACCACTCCATATCCATTAGCTTTTGCGACAACCTAACAGTTCTTTTCTTACCTTTAGTTTTTATCTTGCACCAGCAAATAAGCTGAAAAAATTTTCCGTTGTTTGCTGAGCTAGTGCTTCAAACGACTCACCCCGTAACTCAGCCAAAAACTTCGCCACCTCAACTACATACTGCGGCTCATTAGACTTACCTCGATAAGGTACTGGAGCCAGATAAGGCGAATCTGTCTCTACTAATAAGCGATCTAGTGGCACTTGCTTGGCGACTTCATGGACATTGGTAGCCTTCTTAAAAGTTACAATCCCAGAAATTGAAATATAGAAGCCCAAATCCATGGCTTGCTTTGCCATATCCCAGTCTTCAGTAAAGCAATGTAAAACGCCACTTGCTTGCTCCGCCCCTTCTGAACGCAGAAGTGCTAGCGTGTCTGCTTTAGCTTGGCGAGTATGAATTACCAGCGGCTTGTTCAGCTGTTTCGCAACCGCTATATGGTCTGCAAACGATTTGAGCTGCTCGGCCTGCGTGTTTTGATCATAGTAATAATCCAGGCCAGTTTCTCCTATTGCTACAACCTTTTCTTGACTGGCATGACTGATTAGCTCCTCAGCAGATAATGAGCCTTCAGCCGCAGATAAAGGATGAACCCCTACACTGGCCCAAACATTGTCATATTGTAGCGCTATATCAACCACAGGATTGATATTGTCCTTATCCACAGCAATTGCCAAAAAGCCAGCAACCCCTCGACTACTCGCTTTCTGCAAAGCAGCTGATAAATCCCCTTGATAAGACGTCAAATCAATACGGTCTAAATGGCAGTGCGAGTCAATCAACATAACAGCAAACCTAAAAATACAGTGAAGATGATTCCAAACAGTTAAATTCGTAATTATTGGTATTACTAATTACCGTAAAATACGACTTAAAGTAATTTCTTAAGAAAAACAAAAAACCCGTGTAAAAACACGGGTTTAGCAAACATTCTTAACAGTAATATTTACATAGTATGGGTGGGTCTATCAGACTGTAGTGCACCAGCCAAGTAGGTTTCAATCTTGTTCCGAGCCATATCATCTTGGCCATTAAACTGAACACCAATGCCTGCAGCACGGTTGCCTTGAGCACCTTTTGGTGTCACCCAGACGACCTTACCTGCCACAGGAATCTTTTCTGGCTCATCCATCAAATTAAGCAGTAAGAACACTTCATCGCCTAATTGATAAGCCTTATTGGTTGGAATAAAAAGACCACCATTTCCCACAAAAGGCATATAAGCAGCATAAAGCACTGCCTTATCCTTTATGGTTAATGACAAGATTCCGTTTCGTGGACCAAACTTCGGAGGTTTCATGACAACAGCCTAACTGTATTCACTCTATCTAATATATTGTCAGATGAAGCCAGCCAATAAACAAGCTTTCTAACACTAATTGTTTATTTTGGTTAGCAGCACCTAACAACCGCTGGCGTTGTTCGATCAACCAAGCATAGTAGCCATATAATCGAGTTACACCTGCTTTGCTTGAAACATAATTCAACATTTTAAGCATATCGTGATTTTTGATGAATGTCTCATCTTTTGCCATCACCCACTTAATCATTTCTGCCAACCAGTCTACCAGCCAGTCAAACAGGCAAAGTAAATCCTCATTTTGCCACTCTTGAGCAGCGGCAACCGGAGTTTTCTGCCCTTTGGTAATAGTGGCCAGACAGGACTGCAAGGCTTGTCGCTGCTTTAGTCGCTGATTTTTGTGGAAGGTCAAAGCCGTTAAGGGTTGATAATGGGCTGCCACTAGCAGCTGATCTAAATCATTATCAGCTAATGACTGCTGTTGTAGCCAAGCTTTTGCCACTGATAGTGCAGGCAGTGGAAAGGCTAGCACCTGGCAACGGCTTTTAATAGTGGCCAGCAGTGCACTGGTACGCTCACTCAGTAGCAATAGGATGGTATTTCTCCCCGGCTCCTCAAGGCATTTCAACAGTGCATTACTAGCATTGATATTCATGGCATCAGCAGGGTCGATAATAATAACGCGATAGCCACCCTGTTGAGCCGTTTTTGCTACAAAATCAATGAGCTGCCTGATTTGATCGACTTTTATAGGCTTGCCAGAACCTTCAGGTACTATTTGCAATATATCTGGGTGTGAACTTGCGTTAAACAACAGGCATGACTTACATTGCTGGCAAGGTGAGGCGGTTTCTAGGTTTGGTTTTAAGCACAACAGAAGCTGGCCAAATAATTGTGCAAAATGCAATTTACCTACCCCTGGCATCCCATGCAGCAAATAAGCATGAGCCAGTTTTTGTTGCTGACGCTGTGCGATCAGCTGCTGCCACTGAGCTAGTTGCCAGGGTAATGGTTGCGGCTCAAAGGCTAACATATTGGCTTATAACCTTAGCTAATATCTGTTCCACTTGTTGCTTAACCTGCTCTAACGGCTGACTAGCATCAACTAGGTGAAACTGTTCAGGGTATTGCTCTGCTCTTTTTAGATATACCTGCCTAACTCGTTCAAAGAAATCAATAGTTTGGCTTTCTATACGGTCTAACTCGCCCCGCTTAGCTGCCCTCTGTAATGCATCTGCCACTGGCATATCCAACAGCAAAGTGACATGGGGTCGTAATGCACCTTGTACTAGCTGCTCCAATTGAGCAATCTGCTGAAAATCCACACCACGTCCACCGCCTTGATAGGCATAAGTAGCATCCGTAAACCGGTCACAGACCACCACCTTTTGCTCTGCTAAAGCAGGCTTAATCACCTGCTCGATATGCTGCGCACGAGCCGCAAACATCAATAACAACTCAGTAATATCAGCAACTGGCTCCTGCTGTGGTGTTAATAACAAGTCTCGAACCGCTTCAGCAAAAGGTGTTCCACCAGGCTCTCTGGTGGTTACTAGGGGTAAGTTTTCAGCCTGCAGCCAGGCTTGAATAAAAGCTATACAGGTAGACTTGCCTACCCCTTCAGAGCCCTCCACTGTAATGAACAGGCCTGATTTCAACTCTGACATGATATATCGCTTGAAATTTCGTTAGTTATTAACAGGTTGTGAACGATAGTTATTGTTACGACTTAACTGATATTTACGCACTGCCTGGTTATGCTCTGCCAAAGTCTTAGAAAAGTAATGACTACCATCCCCTTTAGCAACAAAGTATAGAGATTTCCCTGATGCAGGGTTTAACACAGCTTTGATAGCAGCTTTCCCTGGCAATGCAATGGGTGTAGGTGGTAAGCCGCTGATGGTATAGGTGTTATAAGGAGTGGGCTGGCGTAAATGTTTTCTAGTTAGATTACCCTGGTATTTATCCCCTAGCCCATAGATAACGGTAGGATCGGTTTGGAGTCGCATACCCTTTTCTAGCCGACGGGTAAATACCCCGGCTATTTGTGGCCTTTCGCCCGCTGCGCCTGTTTCTTTCTCCACAATTGAAGCCATGATTAGTGCCTCGTAAGGCGACTGATAAGGCAACCCTTCATCCCGTTTTTGCCACTCTTTTGACAACACATTATCCATCTTTTGGTAAGCCCGCCGCAGCAAGGCTTTATCATTCATACCCGCGGTAAAAAAGTAGGTATCCGGAAAAAACAACCCTTCAGCATGTTTGCTAGGCAACCCTAGCACTTCTAATAAATTGTTCCGGTCAACTGATACAGGTAGTGTGTGAGTAATTTGTGGGTGCTTGGCCAAGGCATCCAGCATTTGCTTAACACTCCAGCCTTCTACAAAAGTAACACTATATTGGCGCTGCTTGCCGTTAACCAAGGCTTCCAATAAGTTTTCATGGTTTGCGTTAGCTTGTAACTCGAACTCACCAGCCTTTAATTGCTGCGCTTTGCCTTTTGCTCGAATATAAAGTGCAAACAGCCAGTCATACTCAACCAGCCCTTGAGACTGTAACTGCTGGGTAATTTGCTTAACCGAAGAGCCACTGGCAATGGACAAGGTAGCTGACTGCTGATGTTTTAAAGGTTGTTTACCATATAAATCAACCCCATAGATCAATGTCCAAGTAGCGGCAAGTAGCCCAACTCCAATCAAAAAAAACAAAAAAGTCAGTGTTCTGAAAATAAACGTTCGCATGGCATTACTGCATTTATCAACGCCTGTAACTGCTGAGTCAGTTTTCCAACTGGCCAATTCCAGTGCCGGTAACCAGTTACCGGCCAAACCCCTATTACACTATTACAGACAAATACTTCTTTGGCCCTAGCAAGTGCTGCAACTTTATACTCACCTGGTTTAACTGTTAAACCAAGCTGTGCTGCTTGCTCCAACACAAACTGACGACAAACCCCAGCAACACCACTATAGGTTAATGCAGGGGTTTGCACTTCACTCTCGGCCACCCAAAAAATATTAGTCATTGTGCCTTCAACAATATGCTGGTTCAAATCCAGCATAAGCCCTTCTGCAAACTGGTTATCAGTCCACTCTTGTCTTGCTAATATTTGCTCAAGCCTATTAAGGTGCTTTAAACCCGCCAGCACTGGCTGCTGCCCTAAGCGGGTTTGGCAATCATAAAGTTTAATACCTTGCAGGAAATAGCTGACAGGATATTTTGGCAGCGGATACCAAAGCAGTAGCCGGTTGGGATGATTCGCTCCTGTAGAATTGTAACCGCGTCCACCAGAGCCACGGGTAACCATTAGCTTAACAATGCCATGACTGGCTATCTGACTAGTGATAAACGCCTTCAACTCTTGCTCAACTACGCCTGATTCAATGACGATAGATAGACATCGACAGCCTTTCAACAGACGCTCGAGGTGTTGCAGCCACCAAACAGGCTGATTATTTTCAACTCGAATGGTTTCAAATAAGCCATCACCGTAATGAAGCCCCCGATCTGTGGCTGGAAGCGTTGCTACAACTTCACCATTTAACCAGCAATGACCAGCCACCTATACCTCTTTACTGCTAACAAAAATGATCACACCCACTACCCTATAAGCTGACAGCTAAATGGCTCTATTTGTTAAACCTTGGCAAACACTAATGACGCATTAGTACCACCAAAGCCAAAAGAGTTCGATAATGCATAGTCTATAGAAATGGAGCGGGGCTCATGGGGTACATAATCAAGTGTGCACTCAGGGTCTGGGTTATCCAAATTAATGGTTGGTGGCGCAACTTGGTCACGAATAGCCAGAGCTGTAAATGCTGCTTCAATGGCTCCAGCAGCACCCAGCAAATGCCCTGTCATTGACTTGGTAGAACTCATGACTACTTGTTTGGCGCTATTTCCCATCAACCGGGTTACTGCTCTTGACTCAGCAATATCACCTGCAGGGGTCGAAGTACCATGGGCATTGATATAGTCAATTTGATCTGCCGTTAGCTTCGCATCTCTAACTGCATTCTCCATAGCTTTTAGTGCACCTCGACCATCTTCAGGGGGAGCAGTCACATGAAAAGCATCAGCGCTCATACCAAAGCCAACTAGCTCAGCATAAATAGTGGCACCACGACGCTTAGCATGCTCGTATTCTTCTAGTACAACTACTCCAGCACCATCACTAAGAACAAAACCATCACGGTCTTGATCCCAGGGGCGACTAGCTTTTTCTGGTGCATCATTACGTGTCGATAATGCTCTAGCTGCACTAAAACCGGCCATACCAATGGCAGCCGAGGCTTTTTCTGCACCACCCGCCACCATAATATCTGCTTCATCGAAAGCAATGTTGCGCGCGGCTAGGCCAATACAGTGTGTTCCCGTGGTACAAGCAGTGCTAACAGCATAGTTTGGGCCACGCAGATTAAACATCATGGACAATTGACCGCTGACCATGTTGACGATGGAGGCAGGCACAAAGAAAGGAGAAATACGCCTTGGCCCTGACTGGTTTAAAGTTTGTACATTTTGCTCAATGGTGGAGATACCCCCAATACCTGAGCCAATGACTGTTCCAACACGATCAGCATTTGCATCGGATACTTCAAAGCCAGCATCTTTGATTGCTTGAATAGCAGCAACCAATCCATACTGAATGAACATATCCATTTTTCGTGCTTGTTTAGCAGGCATGTATTCAGCAATATCTAAGTCTCTAATAATACCAGCAAACTTAGTGGGCAAGTTTGCTACATCCATAAAATCAATAGCGCTTATACCACTTTGACCAGATAGTATCTTTTGCCATGCTGTAGAAACAGAGTTTCCTAATGGAGTCACAAGTCCTAAACCAGTAATCACCACTCGTCTGCGAGACACTAATGCTCTCCCCAAAATAAATCGATAACAATATAACGAAGACCTAACATAATTAACCACACATGCTTTACTTCTTCGGTATTACAAACTGCTTAAATCAATGAAACGTTACTACTGTTCAGTGATACACTAGATAGAAATTAGTGAGACGTTGCAATTGTTTAATAATATTACACATCACATGACAGGCATATCTTAGTTTGTGTACCCGCCATTTTAGCCAGAAAAATAATTGGCTAACTTAATTAAACTTTTTCCGCAAACTCCCAAAATTAGCAAAGCCCCACCTGTTGTTTTCAGCAAACAGCATGCCTAGTTATCAGTTAATTACATCCGTTTTACTCTGACTGCATAAAAAGCTAGCCACTGTACTCGAAATTAAGCTCACAAAGAAAAAGCCGTTCAGGATATGAACGGCTTTTTCTTAAAACAAACAAGAAGCAAATAAAATTACTGATGATTAATAACGTAATCAATAGCTTCTTGAACAGTAGTAATTTTTTCAGCTTCTTCGTCAGGAATCTCGGTCTCAAACTCTTCTTCTAGCGCCATTACCAGCTCAACAGTGTCTAGAGAATCAGCGCCAAGATCGTCAACAAAAGATGCGCCATTTGTCACTTCTTCTTCTTTAACGCCCAATTGTTCGCAAACGATTTTTTTGACGCGTTCATCAATGGTACTCATACCTTGTTCTGCTCCTATCTAGTTATGCAGTCTCGCTGCAGAGGTAAGTGTATAAAAACGTTTGTGATGAAAGCAAGTTCACCACCCCCAAAAATTACCGGGTATTCTAGCAGTACTTTCAGGGAGTACAATGGGAATTATCAATTATCCCATGTACATGCCCCCATTTACATGGAGGGTCTCACCAGTAATGTAGCCTGCTGGCTCACTGGCAAGGAATTTAACAGCTGCCGCAATTTCCTCTGGCTGTCCCAGTCGCGCTAATGGAATTTGCCCTAATAACGTCTCTTTGTGTGCCTCTGGCAGCTCACGGGTCATATCAGTATCAATAAAGCCAGGCGCTACTGCATTTACTGTAATATTTCTTGCCCCTAATTCACGTGCCAATGACCGAGTAAAGCCCTCAAGTCCCGCCTTAGCCGCTGCATAATTGGTTTGCCCTGCATTGCCCATTGAGCCAACGACTGAGCTGACATTAATAATGCGCCCCCAACGGGCTTTTGTCATTGCTCTCAAGCAAGCTTTACTCACTCGATATAATGAAGTGAGGTTTGTATTGATAACGGATTCCCATTCGTCTGCTTTCATCCGCATCAAAATATTATCCCGGGTAATACCTGCATTATTTATCACGACTAACGGACTACCACCGAGTGTTTCAGCAATTGTCTTTATGCTTTGTTCAACAGAGGCATCGTCACCGACATCTAACACAAAACCTTGCCCTGAATTATTGACTTCTTTCAGGTAAGCCGTAATTGCTTCAGCTCCCCTTTCTGAAGTAGCTGTTCCAGCAACAGTGGCTCCTGCTTCAGCAAGTGCTTTGGCAATAGCTTGCCCAATACCTCGGCTTGCCCCTGTCACTAGGGCGATTTTTCCAGTTAAATCCATTGTTTCTCTCGATTATTAAATGCGTTTAACTAACTATTAACTTAATGTGCTAATTAACATTTAAAGCTGCAAGTGCTGCATCAAAGGCATCAGACTGCTCTAAAGAAGCTACAGCTAAGCGGCGATGAATACGCTTATTTAAACCAGACAACACTTTGCCAGGTCCACATTCATAAATAGCCTCAATACCCGCATTAACCATAGACTGCACAGTATCCACCCATAACACTGGACTATATAACTGCTTAACTAAGTTGCCCTGCAACTGCTCGACCGTCTCAGCTGCTGCTGCAGTAACATTCTGTAATACGGGAATTTTTGGCTGACTTAAATCAATTTCAGCTAGTGCTTCAGCTAACTGCTCTGCAGCAGGTTTCATCAGCAAGCAATGTGAAGGCACACTCACAGGCAATGAGATGACTTTTTTCGCCCCTTTTTCTTTGGCGACTGCCATCGCACGTTCTACCGCTTCATACTGTCCTGCAATCACAACCTGGCCCGGCGAGTTGTAGTTAACTGGCGCAACAATTTGTTGCTCAGCTGATTCTATGCAGACAGCAGCCACTGCTTCATCATCAAGTCCTATGACAGCCGCCATCGCTCCCTCACCTTCAGCTACCGCATCCTGCATCAACTGCCCCCTTAACCTGACCAGTTTGACAGCATCAACTAGTGACATTGCTTCAGCACAAACAAGTGCCGAGTATTCTCCCAAGCTATGTCCAGCCATTAACTCAGGCTTTAATGCAGTTTCAGATTGCCATAAACGCCATAAGGCAACGCTGGCAGTTAAAATTGCAGGCTGAGTGCGTTCTGTTTTATTTAACACTTCAGCCGGCCCTTGCTGTACGAGCTCCCACAGGTCATAACTCAATGCAGCTGAAGCCTCAGCAAATGTATCCTTAATCACTGACTGCTCAGCAGCAATTGCTGACAGCATACCCACTTGTTGCGAACCCTGTCCGGGAAAAGCAAAGGCAAATTGTGTCGTCATTTAAATTGCAACCCTCTGACTTATCAGTCAATAAAAAGCCGCCATTATAAGCGAAATATTAAAAAAAGTATCTGAGAAATTATTAATCTAAACAATGTGCCTTATTTAACAGTTTAACAACTGTTAAGCTTCATCCTAACCGCACCTTAACAAAACTACCCAGTCAGCACTTACAATAAACTGAAATACTATTAACAATGTACTGCATCTGCTTACTTTTTTTGCAACAGCCAAAACAAAAATTCAGTCAACTTCTAGCCAAGCCTCTAACGCTTCATTTAGCACCTGAGGTAATTTAAGCTGTGCTTGTTGATAGGCTTGCTCAATTGCCCAACTGAAGCCCAAGCTATCTGCATGACCATGGCTTTTTATCACTGTTCCCTGCAAACCTAGCAGACTCGCACCGTTATATATACGAGGATCAATTTGCTGATGCAGTTTATGAAAAATACGTTTCGTAAGCCAACGAGTCAGAGGATTTCGCAACCAAGAGCCGGCCATTTCCTGTATCGACGCTAAAATAAACTCTGCTAGCCCTTCACTGGTTTTTAATGCCACATTACCAACAAAACCATCACAAACGACTACTGATGTATGACCTTGAAACAGCTGATTACCTTCTACGTACCCCGTAAAGTTCAGCTTTGAATTACTTTCAATTAATTGCCTTGCGAGTCGAACCTGCTCGTTCCCCTTGATTGCCTCACTTCCTACATTCAATAAACCAACCGTAGGGGAACTTATGCCATGTAAGCATTCAACCAATAAAGCCGCCAATACCGCAAATTGATATAAATGCTCAGAGTGACAATCAACATTAGCACCTAAATCCAGCAGATAACTGACTCCTTGCTGAGTAGGAAGTCGACTCACAATAGCAGGCCGATCAATACCTGGCAGTGTTTTTAACACATATCGCCCGATTACCATCAAGGCACCGGTATTACCTGCACTCACACATGCCTCCGCCTGCCCTGACGCTACCAAATCAATCGCCTGACGCATGGATGCTTTTGGCTTGGCACGTAAAGCCCAGGTAGGCTTATCCGCCATCGTAATAACATCAGGTGCATGAACAATATCAAACTGGGATGAGCAATCAGGAAAGGTTTTTAATTGGTTTTGAATGAGGGCGCGATCACCCACCAATATCAATTGACAAGAACGTTTCGGTTGGAGGTTTAACCACTGAACAGCAGCAGCAATGGCACTGCGGGGACCCAGGTCCCCACCCATTACGTCAAGCGCAATGGTCGTCAACTGGGTCAAGGATTACTCGTCGTCTGTGCTAGCTACGACTTTACGACCACGGTAGAAGCCATCAGGTGACACGTGATGACGACGATGGGTTTCACCCGTAGTAGAATCCACAGTTAACGCAGCACCAGTCAAGCCATCGTGCGCACGACGCATACCACGCTTAGACCGAGTTTTACGGTTTTGCTGAACAGCCATGAAAAGCTCCTTAAGTCTTCGACTTTTTCAAGGAAGCCAACACAGCGAATGGGTTTTTGGGCTGCTCTGATATAGTAGAATCATCTACAGCATCAGGATCTAACCACTCCATTTGCGGCTGGCAAATTGGATCCTCGTGAGCAGGCACAATAGGTAAATTAAGAATTAACTCTTCATCTATCAGCCTAGCTAATGAAAGGTGTTCATCAGCAACCACGATAGGGTCCAGATAATCTGGTAATTGCTTACCAGACTCATCACTCCAGACGACTGCCAACAGCACTTCAACCGTTACTCCAAGTGTAACTGGCTCCAAGCACCGCTGACAGGTCATCTGTACTTGGGCAACTAACTGCCCAGATATCACAAAGTGACCTTCTGCATCTTGAGTAAAAGCTAAGTCAACCTCTACTTCCCCCTCAGGGTTAGTGAGATAGTTAGCTACCTGCTCAAGATCAGCAACAGGCCACCCCCCTTTTAAACTGACATGCTGTTTGGCAAGTTTACGGGGGTCAATTGTTTTGGGTAAATGACCTTCTAACATAAGCGCGCAATAATAGGCATAGTAATGCTAGCTGTCAAAGGGTTTATTGCTGATTCTGGTGTAAACGAACAACACGCATTATTATCTAGTGCCATTAAAGTTAAGCTGCTAACTATTAACACTGCAAATGACTGATTTTCAACTAATCCTAGCTTCTAGCTCCCCTTATCGGAAAGCCCTTTTAAACAAGCTTCAACTCCCATTTCGTTGTCATTCACCAGATATTGATGAGCAACCTCTAGTAGGTGAGCCACCTAGCCAACTGACTAAACGCTTAACCATTACAAAAGCAGCTGTAGTTGCTGAAAGCTATGAAAATACCAACCACTTAATTATCAGTTCTGATCAGGTGGCGAGCCTTAATGGCAAAATTTTAGATAAACCGGGTAACTTTCAAAATGCTCAACAACAGCTTAAAGCAAGCAGCGGCAATCGCGTTATTTTTTATACTGGGTTATGCATCTGGAACAGTGCTAATGGGCACCATCTGTATGAGGTTTCTCAAACCCAGGTACTTTTTAGAAAACTGACTGACCAAGCAATTGACCACTATTTACAAGCTGATCAACCATTTGACTGTGCAGGTAGCTTTAAATGTGAGTCACTAGGAATTGCACTATTTAGCAAACTAGAAACTGATGACCCAAATAGTCTGGTGGGATTGCCGCTGATTAAGCTAGTGAGTTTGCTGGAAGAGATGGGAGTAAAAGTATTATAAAAATTTTAGGAAGGCAAAATAGCCTTCCTAGAAAAAAGCTAGATTTAATTTATTGAAGTTTTATAGTGCTATTTACACCAAGTGACTGGCTAATACCTGCCCCAATACTAGCACCTAATTGTTTCGCAAAACGCTCAAATGGGTTTTCTTGCGGAGTAAAGTCAACAATTTCTTCAACACCAACTACCTCTCTGGCTACATAACTAGTACTA
This genomic interval from Spartinivicinus ruber contains the following:
- the rpmF gene encoding 50S ribosomal protein L32, translating into MAVQQNRKTRSKRGMRRAHDGLTGAALTVDSTTGETHRRHHVSPDGFYRGRKVVASTDDE
- a CDS encoding YceD family protein, whose product is MLEGHLPKTIDPRKLAKQHVSLKGGWPVADLEQVANYLTNPEGEVEVDLAFTQDAEGHFVISGQLVAQVQMTCQRCLEPVTLGVTVEVLLAVVWSDESGKQLPDYLDPIVVADEHLSLARLIDEELILNLPIVPAHEDPICQPQMEWLDPDAVDDSTISEQPKNPFAVLASLKKSKT
- a CDS encoding Maf family protein, whose protein sequence is MTDFQLILASSSPYRKALLNKLQLPFRCHSPDIDEQPLVGEPPSQLTKRLTITKAAVVAESYENTNHLIISSDQVASLNGKILDKPGNFQNAQQQLKASSGNRVIFYTGLCIWNSANGHHLYEVSQTQVLFRKLTDQAIDHYLQADQPFDCAGSFKCESLGIALFSKLETDDPNSLVGLPLIKLVSLLEEMGVKVL